From a single Gemmatimonadales bacterium genomic region:
- the ftcD gene encoding glutamate formimidoyltransferase, giving the protein MSQLIECVPNFSEGRDPAVIRQITDAVEQVEGVTLLHVDPGVSTNRTVVTFAGAPGPVIEAAYRAIKTAGELIDMQRHHGEHPRMGATDVCPLVPISGISMEETAAYATELARRVGGELGIPVYLYEHAQPNPARKNLAAIRAGEYEGFAKKMSDPAWQPDFGPATFNAKTGATVIGARDFLVAYNVNLNTTSTRRANAIAFDVREAGRPARDGDPLTGKVRIGPDGKPESIPGTLKAVKAIGWYIDEYRLAQVSMNLTNLSVTPLHTAFDEVCRAADARGVRVTGSELVGLVPLETMLEAGRYFLRKQHRSVGISESELIHIAVTSLGLDQLGPFKPEERIIEYRLRQTDLKRLVDLTVTDFTNVTASESVAPGGGSVSALLGALAAALGSMVANLSAHKRGWDSRWEEFSAWAEQAQVLKDRLLRAVDEDTQAFDRVMAALGMPKGSAEEKAARAAALEAANRGATEVPFRVMQAAHATFPLLAAMAEHGNPASASDAGVGALCARSAVLGAWLNVRTNVAGLKQPELVAEWVREGERLAAETPGLEAAVQRIVETKIGS; this is encoded by the coding sequence ATGTCCCAGCTGATCGAGTGCGTCCCCAACTTCAGTGAAGGTCGCGACCCCGCCGTGATCCGCCAGATTACCGACGCGGTCGAACAGGTTGAGGGAGTGACACTGCTTCATGTCGACCCCGGCGTCTCCACCAACCGGACAGTCGTCACATTTGCTGGCGCCCCCGGCCCGGTCATCGAAGCAGCCTATCGGGCCATCAAGACCGCCGGTGAGCTGATCGACATGCAGCGCCACCACGGCGAGCATCCCCGAATGGGAGCGACGGACGTTTGCCCGCTGGTTCCGATTTCCGGCATCTCCATGGAGGAAACGGCCGCCTATGCCACGGAGCTGGCCCGCCGGGTCGGCGGCGAACTGGGCATTCCGGTCTATCTCTACGAGCACGCTCAGCCAAATCCCGCCCGGAAGAACCTGGCGGCGATTCGAGCCGGTGAGTATGAGGGCTTTGCCAAGAAAATGAGCGACCCCGCGTGGCAGCCGGACTTCGGGCCCGCGACGTTCAATGCGAAAACCGGTGCCACCGTGATCGGAGCACGCGACTTTCTGGTCGCCTACAACGTCAACCTGAATACGACGTCGACCCGACGCGCCAACGCCATTGCCTTCGACGTCCGGGAGGCCGGCCGCCCGGCCCGCGACGGCGACCCGCTGACCGGGAAGGTCCGGATCGGTCCCGACGGGAAACCGGAGTCGATTCCCGGAACGCTCAAGGCCGTCAAGGCCATCGGGTGGTACATCGATGAGTACCGCCTAGCCCAGGTATCGATGAACCTGACCAATCTGTCGGTCACACCCCTGCATACCGCGTTCGACGAGGTCTGCCGGGCGGCCGATGCCCGCGGCGTCCGGGTAACCGGCTCCGAACTGGTCGGGCTGGTGCCGCTCGAAACCATGCTGGAGGCGGGCCGTTATTTCCTGCGCAAGCAGCACCGCTCGGTCGGCATTTCCGAGAGCGAACTGATCCACATTGCCGTGACGTCACTCGGCCTCGATCAGCTTGGCCCGTTCAAGCCCGAGGAGCGAATCATCGAGTATCGGCTTCGCCAGACCGACCTCAAGCGTCTGGTCGATCTGACCGTCACCGATTTCACCAATGTGACGGCCAGCGAATCGGTCGCCCCCGGCGGCGGATCCGTCTCGGCGCTGCTGGGTGCGCTTGCGGCCGCGCTCGGCTCGATGGTCGCCAACTTGAGCGCCCACAAGCGAGGGTGGGACTCCCGCTGGGAGGAGTTCTCCGCCTGGGCAGAGCAGGCGCAAGTGCTGAAGGACCGCCTGCTCCGCGCGGTCGATGAAGACACCCAGGCGTTCGACCGGGTCATGGCTGCCCTCGGAATGCCCAAGGGGTCGGCCGAGGAAAAGGCGGCACGAGCAGCGGCCCTCGAGGCCGCGAACCGCGGCGCCACAGAGGTTCCCTTCCGGGTCATGCAAGCCGCGCACGCCACCTTTCCCCTGCTGGCGGCCATGGCCGAGCATGGCAATCCGGCCTCGGCTTCGGACGCGGGCGTCGGCGCTCTGTGCGCCCGATCCGCGGTGCTGGGCGCCTGGCTCAACGTGCGCACCAACGTCGCTGGCCTCAAGCAGCCGGAGCTGGTTGCCGAGTGGGTCCGCGAGGGCGAACGGCTGGCAGCCGAAACGCCGGGGCTCGAAGCGGCGGTTCAGCGCATCGTGGAGACGAAGATCGGCAGCTGA
- a CDS encoding SCP2 sterol-binding domain-containing protein, whose product MIAFSEQWASAWCAALNSSEAYQAAAAAWEGSVAVVARNGKNLPSAVYLDLHRGQCRAARSASEADLASAAFVLEGDGAAWRDLFTGRQAPLMALMSGRIKLARGEIAQLVPHAGSARELVTLAGQIPTEFPDDW is encoded by the coding sequence ATGATAGCATTTTCGGAGCAGTGGGCCAGCGCTTGGTGCGCCGCGCTGAACAGCAGCGAAGCGTATCAGGCTGCGGCAGCGGCCTGGGAAGGCTCCGTTGCGGTCGTCGCGCGCAACGGCAAGAACTTGCCGAGCGCCGTCTACCTCGACCTGCATCGGGGGCAGTGCCGAGCGGCTCGGTCGGCATCCGAGGCCGATCTGGCCAGCGCGGCCTTCGTACTCGAGGGTGACGGGGCCGCTTGGCGGGACCTGTTCACCGGGCGACAAGCGCCCCTGATGGCGCTGATGTCAGGGCGGATCAAGCTGGCGCGAGGGGAAATTGCGCAGCTGGTGCCTCACGCTGGATCTGCCCGGGAGCTGGTCACTCTAGCCGGGCAGATACCGACCGAGTTTCCTGATGATTGGTGA
- a CDS encoding copper resistance protein CopC has translation MRIRTLALSLAILGAVATGARAAFHARLVKAEPALDGTVSEKPSQVRLWFNEAPDAKLSSGTLTSADSSVIVKLVFGATDDPNSVASPVEGDLKPGAYTVRWRTVSKDGHGIRGTYKFTFQP, from the coding sequence ATGCGTATCCGTACCCTTGCCCTGTCCCTGGCCATCCTCGGCGCAGTTGCAACCGGAGCCCGTGCCGCATTCCACGCGCGTCTCGTCAAGGCCGAGCCGGCTCTCGATGGCACGGTGTCCGAAAAGCCGTCCCAGGTTCGTTTGTGGTTCAATGAGGCACCCGACGCCAAGCTGTCCTCCGGAACCCTGACGTCCGCCGACAGCAGCGTCATTGTGAAGTTGGTATTCGGCGCCACTGACGACCCCAACTCAGTGGCAAGCCCGGTTGAAGGAGACCTCAAGCCCGGCGCCTATACAGTCCGCTGGCGCACCGTATCGAAGGACGGCCACGGCATTCGGGGCACTTACAAGTTCACGTTCCAGCCATAA
- a CDS encoding agmatine deiminase family protein, with protein MTTTGQNRPGYQETPAEAGFSMPPEWAPHRGTWLSWPHRESSWPGKLHLIPTVFGEIVRHLAGREEVHINVADAAMEAGARLTLAHAGVPTTQVFFHHHLTNDAWCRDHGPIFVQRERNGRNEQIILDWGFNAWGNKYPPFEDDDRIPTLIGEKFGIPVVHPGLILEGGSIDVNGAGTLLTTESCLLNPNRNPSLSKDEIEQALRQYLGVANVLWLGDGIEGDDTDGHIDDLTRFVDPTTVVTVVETDPSDRNYGPLQDNLERLSRMRDQDGRTLDIVTLPMPRALYEDGQRIPASYANFYVANGVVLMPGYDVERDEIARETLQSCFPDREVVVIDCTDLAWGLGAIHCVTQQWPA; from the coding sequence ATGACGACCACCGGTCAGAACCGCCCAGGCTATCAGGAAACGCCCGCCGAAGCCGGCTTCAGCATGCCCCCCGAATGGGCTCCGCATCGCGGCACCTGGCTGTCGTGGCCGCACCGGGAATCATCCTGGCCTGGCAAGCTTCACCTGATCCCGACCGTGTTCGGCGAGATCGTGCGCCACCTGGCCGGGCGCGAAGAGGTCCATATCAATGTGGCGGACGCCGCGATGGAGGCCGGGGCACGACTGACCCTGGCCCACGCCGGCGTACCAACCACCCAGGTGTTCTTTCACCACCATCTGACCAATGACGCATGGTGTCGGGATCACGGCCCGATCTTCGTACAGCGCGAGCGAAACGGCCGCAACGAACAGATCATCCTCGACTGGGGCTTCAACGCCTGGGGCAACAAGTATCCGCCCTTCGAGGACGATGACCGGATTCCGACGCTGATCGGCGAGAAATTCGGGATTCCGGTGGTACACCCGGGCCTGATCCTCGAGGGCGGTTCGATTGACGTGAACGGTGCGGGGACACTGCTGACGACGGAGAGTTGCCTGCTCAACCCCAACCGGAACCCCAGCCTGTCGAAGGACGAGATCGAGCAGGCGCTCCGGCAGTACCTGGGCGTCGCCAACGTTCTCTGGCTGGGTGATGGGATCGAGGGCGACGACACCGACGGGCACATCGACGATCTGACCAGGTTCGTCGACCCGACCACCGTTGTCACCGTGGTCGAAACCGACCCGTCGGACCGAAACTACGGGCCACTCCAGGATAACCTGGAGCGATTGAGCCGGATGAGGGACCAGGACGGACGCACCCTCGACATTGTGACGCTACCGATGCCTCGGGCCCTCTACGAGGACGGCCAGCGGATTCCCGCAAGCTACGCCAATTTTTATGTCGCCAACGGCGTGGTGCTGATGCCGGGCTACGATGTCGAGCGCGACGAGATTGCCCGGGAAACCTTGCAGAGTTGCTTCCCCGACCGCGAGGTCGTCGTCATCGATTGCACCGATCTGGCATGGGGCCTCGGCGCGATCCACTGCGTTACGCAGCAATGGCCGGCATGA
- a CDS encoding peptidase: MRATVRIGLGVLLATTCLTSLASAQRRITTPKEQFGFTLGDDYQLANYKQLTEYWKKLDRESDRMKLVSIGKTAEGREQWMAIITSPANHARLDRLREISRRLARAEGLTDQQAKALAKEGRAVIWIDGGLHATEVLGSHQLMEHVYQMLSYTDEETMRLLDDVVQLVVHANPDGMDLVNDWYMRRSDPTKRTTAELPRLYQKYIGHDNNRDFYLNAMPESKNISRVLYREWYPQIMYNHHQTGPAGSVMFAPPFRDPHNHNLDPLLINTLGMVGNAMHTRFASENKPGVVQREAASYQTWWNGGLRTTAYFHNQVGILTETIGSPTPMQIPVVPDRLVADGNGPFPIAPQPWRFRQSIDYSITANRAILDYASRYREPLLYNIYQMGRTAIAKGNEDSWTHYPKRVERLATEAAKDTMGAQSTATQRGPRSLTMRQFETWMRRPEDRDPRGYVLPSDQPDFLTATKFVNALIESGVDVHYATAAFSAGGKRYPEGSYVIRSAQAFRAHVLDMMEPQDYPNDLIYPGGPPKPPYDNAGYTLAMQMGVRYDRLLDRFDCPCRKIPDVLAKPPVSARMPGGSGFLLSRRVNDSYLAVNRLLAAKQRVEARGSMFYVAATPDAVRILQRLVDERGLPVTVGDRPIGALPVPPYRIGLWDQYGGSMPSGWVRYLLETFEFPFEVVYPPMLDRGNLHQRYDALVFVGGSIPAARADGPGRTVAMQPTPSTDIPEPYRQQLGRVTVERTVPALKSFLEQGGRVVTIGSATDLARHLGLPVDDHLVERDPAGRTRPLPREKFYVPTSILQVTVDTTAQSAAGMGAEALVTFDQSPVFRVPLDGRHRGIRPVAWFASAEPLRSGWAWGQTYLDGGVAIAEATVGKGTLFLFGPEVTFRAQPHGTFRFLFNGMIGR, from the coding sequence ATGCGTGCAACGGTTCGCATCGGCCTCGGGGTACTGCTTGCCACGACCTGCCTCACATCGTTGGCCTCGGCACAGCGGCGAATCACCACTCCCAAGGAGCAGTTCGGCTTCACCCTGGGCGACGACTATCAGCTGGCCAATTACAAGCAGCTCACCGAGTACTGGAAAAAGCTCGACCGCGAATCCGACCGGATGAAGCTCGTCTCGATCGGCAAGACGGCCGAGGGACGCGAGCAGTGGATGGCCATCATCACCTCGCCGGCCAACCATGCCAGGCTCGATCGCTTGCGGGAAATCTCCCGGCGGCTGGCTCGCGCCGAAGGGCTGACCGATCAGCAGGCCAAGGCCCTGGCCAAGGAAGGACGCGCCGTGATCTGGATCGACGGTGGCCTCCACGCCACCGAGGTGCTCGGTTCGCATCAGCTGATGGAACACGTCTACCAGATGCTCTCGTACACGGACGAGGAGACCATGCGGCTCCTCGATGACGTGGTCCAGCTGGTGGTCCATGCCAACCCCGACGGCATGGATCTGGTCAACGACTGGTACATGCGCCGCTCTGACCCGACTAAACGCACCACGGCCGAGCTACCTCGGCTGTACCAGAAGTACATCGGCCACGACAACAATCGCGACTTCTACCTGAACGCGATGCCGGAGTCCAAGAACATCAGTCGCGTGCTCTATCGCGAGTGGTACCCGCAGATCATGTACAACCACCACCAGACCGGCCCGGCCGGTTCGGTGATGTTTGCGCCGCCCTTTCGCGATCCGCACAACCACAACCTCGATCCGCTGCTGATCAACACGTTAGGCATGGTCGGCAACGCGATGCATACTCGGTTTGCCTCCGAGAACAAGCCCGGCGTGGTACAGCGCGAGGCCGCCAGCTATCAGACCTGGTGGAACGGCGGGCTCCGTACCACAGCCTACTTCCACAATCAGGTCGGGATTCTGACCGAGACCATCGGCAGCCCCACCCCGATGCAGATCCCGGTCGTTCCGGACCGGCTGGTCGCGGACGGCAACGGCCCCTTTCCGATCGCGCCACAGCCCTGGCGGTTCCGTCAGTCGATCGATTACTCGATTACGGCCAATCGAGCCATTCTCGACTATGCCTCGCGGTATCGCGAACCGCTGCTCTACAACATCTACCAGATGGGCAGAACCGCGATCGCGAAGGGTAACGAAGACAGCTGGACCCACTATCCGAAGCGGGTGGAACGCCTCGCCACCGAGGCCGCGAAAGACACCATGGGCGCCCAGAGTACTGCAACACAGCGGGGGCCGCGTTCCCTGACCATGCGTCAGTTCGAGACCTGGATGCGGCGCCCGGAAGATCGCGACCCGCGCGGATACGTACTGCCCAGCGACCAGCCCGACTTTTTGACGGCCACGAAGTTCGTCAACGCCCTGATCGAATCGGGTGTCGACGTGCACTACGCCACAGCGGCGTTTTCCGCAGGCGGCAAACGCTACCCCGAAGGTTCCTATGTCATCCGGTCGGCGCAGGCGTTCCGGGCCCATGTGCTCGACATGATGGAGCCGCAGGACTACCCCAATGACTTGATCTACCCGGGGGGGCCTCCCAAACCGCCCTACGACAACGCCGGCTATACCCTCGCAATGCAGATGGGCGTGCGCTACGACCGACTGCTCGATCGCTTCGACTGCCCCTGCCGCAAGATCCCGGATGTTCTTGCGAAGCCACCGGTCTCGGCCCGGATGCCGGGCGGCAGCGGCTTCCTGCTCTCGCGGCGCGTCAACGACAGCTACCTCGCCGTCAACCGACTGCTCGCCGCCAAGCAGCGCGTCGAAGCCCGCGGATCGATGTTCTACGTCGCCGCCACACCTGACGCTGTTCGGATCTTGCAACGGCTGGTCGATGAGCGAGGACTGCCCGTCACGGTCGGCGATCGGCCCATCGGTGCGTTGCCCGTGCCTCCCTACCGGATCGGCCTTTGGGACCAGTATGGCGGCTCGATGCCATCCGGGTGGGTGCGCTACCTCCTGGAGACGTTCGAGTTTCCGTTCGAGGTGGTCTATCCGCCCATGCTCGATCGCGGCAACCTGCACCAGCGCTACGATGCCCTCGTCTTCGTCGGCGGATCGATTCCCGCGGCTCGGGCTGACGGCCCGGGCCGAACGGTCGCGATGCAGCCGACGCCGTCGACCGACATCCCCGAGCCCTACCGCCAGCAGCTCGGTCGCGTCACGGTCGAACGCACGGTTCCCGCGCTCAAGAGTTTCCTTGAGCAGGGCGGTCGGGTGGTGACGATCGGCAGTGCCACCGACCTGGCCCGCCACCTGGGCCTCCCAGTCGACGACCACCTCGTCGAGCGCGATCCAGCGGGCCGGACCCGCCCGCTCCCGCGCGAGAAGTTCTACGTCCCGACCTCGATCCTTCAGGTCACCGTGGACACCACCGCCCAAAGCGCTGCAGGAATGGGTGCCGAGGCGCTCGTGACGTTCGACCAGAGCCCGGTTTTCCGGGTCCCGCTCGACGGACGCCACCGGGGCATTCGCCCGGTGGCGTGGTTCGCGTCGGCCGAACCACTCAGGAGCGGCTGGGCCTGGGGCCAGACCTATCTCGATGGCGGCGTGGCCATCGCCGAAGCAACCGTTGGGAAGGGCACGTTGTTCTTGTTCGGCCCGGAGGTGACCTTCAGGGCTCAGCCCCACGGGACGTTCCGGTTCCTGTTCAATGGCATGATCGGGCGGTAG
- a CDS encoding metallo-mystery pair system four-Cys motif protein → MTHLAIRAGRLDLLTVAGLIGLTACSSSQPNLQPDPANLTPVSIPFAALVGERSFACGQTYDNLGATGSQITPTDLRFFVSEVELIDRRGRAVRLQPTTGDVWSHEGVTLLDFEDGTGPCTNGSAETNTAVRGLAPAGDYNGVRFTLGVPFDQNHLDHNRQPSPLNVTSMFWAWRSGYKFLRMDFRTSGPARQLFLHIGSTECLGADTTARSATRSCGAPNRARIELPTYRVGQDTVALDLSRLLAGANLDENHPETARGCMSAASDPDCAPIFANLGLPFGATQATRQSTFHVLDRRLAQAP, encoded by the coding sequence ATGACACACCTTGCCATCCGCGCAGGACGTTTGGACCTGCTGACAGTCGCCGGTTTGATCGGGCTGACCGCATGCTCATCGTCGCAACCCAACCTTCAGCCCGATCCGGCGAACCTGACGCCCGTATCGATTCCGTTTGCCGCGCTCGTCGGCGAGCGGTCTTTTGCCTGCGGCCAGACCTACGACAACCTCGGGGCCACAGGAAGTCAGATCACGCCGACCGATCTCCGCTTCTTCGTCTCCGAAGTCGAGCTGATCGATCGCCGGGGTCGAGCGGTCCGGCTTCAGCCGACCACCGGCGACGTCTGGTCGCACGAGGGCGTGACCCTGCTCGACTTCGAGGATGGCACGGGCCCGTGCACCAACGGCAGCGCCGAAACCAACACGGCAGTCCGAGGCCTGGCTCCCGCAGGTGACTACAACGGGGTGCGGTTCACCCTGGGCGTACCCTTCGATCAGAACCATCTCGACCACAACCGGCAGCCGTCTCCGCTCAACGTCACCAGCATGTTCTGGGCATGGCGCTCGGGCTACAAGTTCCTGCGAATGGACTTCCGCACCTCGGGACCGGCTCGACAGCTGTTTCTCCACATCGGCAGCACGGAGTGCCTCGGCGCCGACACCACCGCCCGCTCCGCAACCCGGTCCTGCGGCGCACCCAACCGGGCCCGCATCGAGCTGCCGACCTATCGGGTCGGCCAGGACACCGTGGCCCTCGATCTAAGCCGGCTCCTGGCGGGTGCCAACCTGGACGAGAACCACCCCGAAACGGCTCGGGGCTGTATGTCCGCAGCAAGCGACCCTGATTGCGCCCCGATCTTTGCCAACTTGGGTCTTCCCTTCGGGGCGACCCAAGCCACCCGCCAGAGCACCTTCCACGTCCTCGACCGGCGACTGGCCCAGGCACCATGA
- a CDS encoding di-heme enzyme has translation MKSTRTRGILTAVTGGIILLAAMAAPPTVFEWDLPPGFPAPRVPADNPMSNAKVLLGRHLFYDLRLSADQSISCATCHIQASAFSDPRAHPVGVTGESHPRGSMSLANVGYAAVLTWANPVHRRLENQALVPMFGETPVEMGLAGMEREVIERLTAEPRYQTLFPAAFPGDTAPVSIPNVTRALAAFQRTLISGRSPYDRFEAGDASAMSPAAQRGLELFNSERLECFHCHGGFNFSGSTDFEGKGLVEIEFHNNGLYNLDGNGAYPKSNQGIYEITGNPDDMGRFKAPTLRNIEVTAPYMHDGSLATLDAVIEHYRRGGTLTAHGPNAGDGAESPLTSPFVPGFRLSEAEKADLIAFLISLTDRGFLNDPRFSDPWPKPFELPR, from the coding sequence ATGAAGTCCACCAGAACCCGTGGGATACTGACTGCCGTCACCGGCGGCATCATCCTGCTGGCGGCGATGGCCGCGCCGCCGACTGTGTTCGAATGGGATCTGCCACCGGGTTTCCCGGCCCCGCGCGTCCCGGCGGACAACCCTATGAGCAATGCCAAGGTTTTGCTTGGTCGGCACTTGTTCTATGATCTTCGGCTGTCGGCGGATCAGTCCATCTCGTGTGCCACCTGCCACATCCAGGCCTCGGCGTTCTCCGACCCCCGAGCCCATCCGGTCGGTGTAACCGGGGAGAGCCATCCTCGGGGATCCATGAGCCTCGCCAACGTCGGCTATGCCGCGGTGCTTACCTGGGCCAACCCGGTTCATCGACGCCTCGAAAACCAGGCGCTGGTTCCGATGTTCGGAGAGACGCCGGTCGAGATGGGACTGGCCGGAATGGAGCGAGAGGTGATCGAGCGCCTCACGGCCGAGCCGCGCTACCAGACCCTCTTTCCCGCAGCGTTTCCGGGAGACACTGCCCCAGTCTCGATTCCCAATGTGACACGGGCCTTGGCTGCCTTTCAGCGAACCCTGATTTCCGGACGGTCGCCCTACGACCGCTTCGAAGCCGGCGATGCCTCAGCCATGTCACCAGCTGCGCAGCGTGGGCTCGAGCTCTTCAACAGCGAACGGCTGGAGTGCTTCCATTGCCACGGCGGCTTCAACTTCTCGGGCAGCACCGACTTCGAAGGCAAGGGGCTGGTGGAGATCGAGTTCCACAACAACGGCCTCTACAACCTCGACGGCAACGGGGCGTACCCCAAGTCGAACCAGGGTATCTACGAGATCACCGGCAACCCGGACGATATGGGCAGGTTCAAGGCCCCGACCCTACGCAATATCGAGGTGACTGCGCCCTACATGCATGATGGCAGCCTGGCGACGCTGGATGCCGTCATCGAGCACTATCGCCGCGGCGGCACTCTGACGGCGCACGGGCCCAACGCTGGCGACGGCGCCGAGAGCCCGCTTACGAGCCCGTTCGTGCCGGGTTTCCGCTTGAGCGAGGCAGAGAAGGCAGATCTGATTGCATTCCTGATCAGTCTGACCGACCGCGGCTTTCTCAACGATCCGCGTTTCAGTGATCCCTGGCCCAAGCCCTTCGAGCTACCCAGATGA